The Epinephelus lanceolatus isolate andai-2023 chromosome 17, ASM4190304v1, whole genome shotgun sequence region GTTTTACCCACAGCGCTGCGTGGTGAGTGTGTCGTGGGCCAGATTTAGTGGCCCCAAGGACAACCACAGGGGTCTCCGCAGGCCCTCTTCCTGTCCCAGAGGATGTGTAGCTCCTCGGCTGTGTGTTGCGGAGACGACAGCATGTCCAGGTAGCACTCTTTCTCACACAGCCAGCTGGCGTCCTGGTGATAGCAAAAGGGCAGGACAGTGGCTGTGTTAACATGCACACGTTGATTTGATTATTAGCCATACACTGGTCGAGGTCTTACTCAGGTTTAGTTGTTAATATGCACCTTTGATGCGCTGTGACCAAACTCCATGTTGTCAAGATTAAACCAGTTAACAAAACAATCGTGGCATTTCCACAGACACCAGAACCTGCTCATACAGTTAGTGTTTGTAAGGCTGCGCTAAAAGTCTGGTGTACAATAAGGAGTGTGCACATTTTTTgcatattaaaaatgtacaaatgtcatAACTGTAAAACTAACTAAAGGATATAAAGCAAGATAAAATAGTGAACTAAATCTCAATGTTCAGTCCTGCTTGTTAACGTGTTTTTCACAGGAATCAAAATGTGCACGTTTTAGCCAACAGTAAGATTTAATTTTTGTACATTACATTATGTAATATATTAGTTAATTGAAAATATTGTAGTACatggatactcaacttgctttgcctgagggccacttttgcaaaatgacttgaggccaggggccagttaatgTGACATATTAATAGCATTAATCAGATATAATTAATAAACAAGGCAAATCTAGTAACAACACTCCTGCACAGGTCAGGGACCCCCCTCTGTCGGGGCATCCGGGGGATCCTCCCCTGTTATGATGCTTATTTATGCACTCTGGCaacttatttacattcaaataaaaaaattaatccCAGTGTGAATCCGTTTACTCTTATTGTGACTTAGTAAATGGTTGGCAGGCCACCTGTCAGCCTGTCacgggccagatttggcccacaggCCAAAAGCTGAGTATCACTGTTGTATCGTACTGTAGAGTTTTACGTACTGACGCTCTGAGGAGTGAAACGTTGCTAATCAAGACAGAAGAAATGATCAACAGCGTGCATGTCTTTGTCTCCTGTTGTCACATTACAGTTCATCTTTCGACTGTTCTGTTACTCTTGTTACTGTCAGTCACTTGTAGAGCACACTGAACTGCAATATGTAAAAGATGCAATACAGAGTTTGATTGATAACCCACAGTAAACTGAGCCAGAGACAGCTCATCTTCATCGTTCACAATGTGAGCttcagcaggtttttttcaaGCTGAGATGAAACGAACCAAAACCAGGCTGCTTGAATAATTGAGTTAAGAGAATAATTTCATGGTTCTTGGTAACATGGCatcttcatatttttttttttttttttgttgttctccTTTTCAACGATTATTTGCATCTTGGACTATATCACACAACCGTTGTCTTTTATTATATTATGCTTTCTTTTCATCTTGTCTACATAcactttctatttctatttttttctataaTATTTCTTAATGCCAGACATTAAATGTTCATCACGTCTTGATAGATGTTGGTGGATTGTGTAAACAACAGGGACAATGATGGAAAGTGTACGACTTCTCCGTTCTATCCCTGACAAGTCTAATAAATTgcattttataaataaatatatgccAAACCTAATCATGTGTGATCAAGCTGCGTCATTGGAGTCTGCAGATCTGGATGTGATTACATATTTTACCTGATATTTCTGTGGTCCGACAGCTGCCATCCATATCCCCATGCTCACATCTTCTCCCTGTAACAAGACATCCACAACAGATTCCTCGCATTATATTCACGACTATCTGCCTCCATACACccacagtctctctctcttgtcTTCTCTACCTGGTAGGCCTTCAGTTTATCTGCATTACTGGCGAGCCACTGGACCAGGTCACGAGAGACGACGTAGCCTGAGCCGCAGGCGAACGCCGGGTAGGCTGGACTAGCATACTCCAGCTCCTGCCACTTCCCAATGCGGTCCACTGCCCAGCTCTGCCTGAAACTGGGTCAGGACGGCAGATACATTATCATCACATCCTGTCTCCTTTTCACTTGACCCATCATCATTTTGACAGAAGCATTCCTGTTTCTTTCATCTCGACTTCAGCTGCACTGAAGTTAAGTTGCAAACAGCAGTGGGCTAAAATCAGCAGCAGAATATACGCTGTCAACAGCATCACACACCAAATTGTACTTACTTCCCCCACCAGAAATTGCTGCGCTTGAGACCCTTATGGTCAATCTTCATTAATACTGAGTCCACGTCGATGTAACAATCATCATCCGTCTTCAGCAGCAGATTAAAGTCAGTGTTTCCAACAGACCTGCCAGAGAGGGAATTTGCAACCTTAATTAAAGCCCACCTTCTGATTTTTGGCAATATCCCAGAGAGGATTTACTTCAAATACCACTGAGAGTGAAGGGCAGGAGGTCTTGCAAATAAATAATATACCCCCTAAAGCTTAAGACCACTCTGTATACTGTATTTTGCTACCTGATGACTCACAACTGTACCTTTTCCCTGACTGAGTGATTGCAATCGTGATTCTAACAGCGAGACATTTTGAGGCAATGACACACTTTCATTTCAGGTTGCTGATTTCCTCAGAGGGCCAAGGCAATTTGGAGACAGAGAATCGAGTCATTAGCACTTGCCATACCATTTATAGAACTGAAGCAGTTTGGAAGGCACGTTCCTGTAGGTGTCTACCACGTCTACGAACACCATGTCGCCGTGCCTGAGGCTCTCCTGCTGCAAGGTGGCGTCCTCCTGCCTCAGCCCGGAGGAATGGTGCTCCATCCTGGCCGGGCGGCCCCGCAGGAGCCCCGACAGGCCGTCTGCATCTGACAcaggtggtggtgggggtggtggtggtggtgggggtgggggtggggagggggggcatAGGGAGACAAAACAGGATaaattttggggggggggggacaactGGTGTCACATTCACTTTTGTTTGAATACATTAAGGCTCTTTTGAGAGATAATAACTTAAATCACTGGCTGGCAAAACAATATAATAAAACTGTAACATTTTACAGAACGGATCATTAGCTCTGTTTTCAGAGCTATTGAATGGTGAATTAAATTTTGTTTCCCCCAAAATGGCTACAAATCCATTCCCAGATAAACTcaaatgcaaacacatgcaggtgCGATCAATAATGTAACACAACAGGgcagagaggggaaaaagaaaTGTTGCCTCCATTTGGCACGTATGCAAGAGCCCTGAGGCGAAAAAAGGAGCTAATCTCATAACCTGCCAGAGTGAACAATGCTTTTTTGAATTTTTACATAGGGACTCCTTTTACAACAGTTGGCTCGATTGATTTTGATCCAACTGTTTTCATAAAAAGCTCAGAATTAATTGTGTTGCTGGACCAACCATAGATAGTAAATGTGAAGCCTCCAGCCAAACCGGGAAATCCAAGTGCACTTCTATGAGGCAATATGCCCTCTGCGATCTGCAATTCAGGGACAcagcaaaaaagtttttaatttcCTTGCTTCACTTTATAACTTGAGAGAGAATATTCCTAATGCATTTATTTCTGACTGCTCATCAGTACGTACAGAGGAGATCTTGAGGACACCTCCTCCATCATTGAGCTGCACAGAGGAGGAGTTGACTGTGGTCAATCCAGCAGAGTCCAAATTCTCCCAAACCAGTGTCCCCTCGAAACCCTGAATAAAAAATCAGACGTTATATCGTACTGCTCTGTCCATGATTTAAACTGATCATAATACTGTATGCAGGGCCGCAGCTACCACTGAGAACACTGACATGTCCTCTGTATTGTCTCTTTGCATTTGTTGGTTTTAGCAACCTTGAGGTAGTTTTACATTCTACTGTTGAAAACTTACAATGTATTTGGGCTGATTCTAGTACATCACAATTTTATTCAAGATTAACTTAACACCTCCTGAAAATCTCCTTTTTGCTGTGGTTTAATGTCTCCCATTGCGGCAGCGATGTACAGCTGTACTGCAGGAACTTAAACTTACACAATGGTTATATCCTacaaattattaattatgtaATGTAAAGTTGCATAACTGATGTGAaattatggaggttaggtttaagcaagtgaagttactgaggttaggtttagaaaatgaAACATTTCGAGGACGTACCTTGACTCAAACTTCAAGCAAAGTTCACACGGTTAAAAACGCGTCTCCTGAGAgaaagtcctatgttttgtGAAACATAGTTGCAGGTAAGACAAATCAAATTTCTGATGCTGGGTGTGGTCAGAGGTGAAATAAGCTCAAAAATTTCAACCAGCAAATCACTTTGTAATCTGGTGTTAATTCATTCTTTATTAGCATTGTGGAAAAGGCTTTGAAATCCCATGCAGCATTTATTCTTTGTAGGGAAATATTGAATTAACTTCCTGGGACACTAAAATACTATGTGCAGTGATCTGAGTTGTTTTATATAATTTTCTCCCAAGATTAGTGAGtttatgcaggttttttaaacatggaaaaaaacattaaaaaagagcGATAAACTGCTTTCCCATTGCCTGGTGACatgagtttgtttttctgatttttttttttttttctggtgtgtaatatttgatgtCATGGACAAACCTGGAgaacaggtaaataaaaatggtagaaagcagcatggaggccggTAAAAACGTCcgttacttttttttcttttcttcttacttattcagtctctctcaaaCTTGACGCAGACTAACTTTTGAATTATGTTCAAATGCTGCTTGGATGGAAACGGACAGTATTTTGTGGCAGCCCATCAATGAATCCCCTCTGTACAGGGGGCTAGAATAAGCTTGTCCACCCAGGTGTCGAATTTCCAACGGAAGCTAatcagagctggagccaataaatacctgtgaccaAGGGGTTCAtgcagattgtaacctttcgtattaaatacaacaaatacaaaagccagatgttgggTGTTAGTGGATTTTTTATCCATGGAAATTGGGCCTCAGTTACAGTTTAGTTAgttgttttcagtttgacattttcagaaagaCCTGCTCCATTTAAACAGAGCTGGCagaaaaatatgataaaacaacataaaaaaataatatatatatataaaaaaaatacaatatgttGAGACTTTTTCTATGGAGAGGAGGGTGTTGGGGGACTTCGACTCATGACCTCAGGGCATTAGAAGTACTGAGTATGCTGTATGTGGAGAAACTGACCTTAGGCAAGATGAACTGCTCCACTGGTTTGTACCACACCCCACTCTCCATGGTCCCTGTGCTGATGGCACTGAAACGAGCAGTGACCACAGCCTCCTGCAAAAATCACAAATTTTTATTCATCAAGAATTCATGAAGAACACTTCTTTGATGCAAGTTCACCTTAATCTATACTGAATACTATACTACAGACTGTTATCGTAAAGACAGTGACCCAACAGAAGTTTCAGTCAGTGTCTTTCAGTGAGGCAGTAACAGCACCAGCACTGAGTCCTCCAGCTGCCCCCAGGCTATGTATCTAGCAGCCTCCACAGAAACGCAGCATACGCGATACATTATGCTCAGTCAAGGTCCAGGTTCTGTTacctcctggtccagctggaGAAGCTTCACCGTCACATTGTTCTGAAGCTCTGGCCGGGTCCCGCTGGGAAACACCCCCAGCCTGGTGATCACCACCGGGTGTAGGACCTTGAAATCCAGGGCGATGGCCGACACATCGGAGGGGGCGAGCACCAAGGGGTCAGACACCGTCACGATCTCTATCTCCGCATCCTGGCCTGCCACTGGCACAGAGGGATGGCAGAGATTACTGCACACGTGAACTTTATTACAATCCCAAGATGCTGACCGCCTCTTTTCAGTGATGAAGACCGAGCGATTCGAGAGAGGGAGTGCGTTCAGAGAAGAAGGCAGACTCTGGTAAAGCTACACCATCAGCACTTTGAGGAGCCGGTTCTTGGGACTGCTGTCTTCAAAGCGAGCTTCTGCTCGTGAGTGTGGTTTCTTAATTACAAAAGAGCAGTTTATTACCCAGGAGATCAATGAAAAGATCAAGGCTGTTAAAGGGAAGCAGCCTTTTTACTTTATATGCATTCTACACAAGTTTTGCTGCTCACTCCAAAACAAAGACAATTAGAGGCAAGGAAtcacagacaaagagagagcaGCACTTTATCATACCAAATGTTTCTCACACTGACCGAGTGGAATTGAGCTGCAGGATTTCACCAGCGAGCGAGGATATATTTAATATTCCTATGCTCGCTAAATATAAATTATTAGTTTGTGCTCACTTATCAAAACAAATCATGGCAGTGCTTCTGTTGGCACTGGCCAGCATAAGACTGCTAGTTTATTCTggggaaaatgaataaaactcgGCAGAAATCATAAATAATGAAAAGCAATTTTACAGTTATCTACTATTTATTGGTGATTATTTTCAAAATCAGGCAACAACTAAAGGTCTATAATATTCTTTGTTATTTACAGTTGAATAGTAAATTACACAATATACAAATCAAGTCACAACAAGGGCTGCATCTCAC contains the following coding sequences:
- the b3galnt2 gene encoding UDP-GalNAc:beta-1,3-N-acetylgalactosaminyltransferase 2 gives rise to the protein MRRLALILLPCAVAVLVHLWLAQRPSSTPLDSNTHSDESLPFYEVLVGVLSARHHYELRQAIRKTWLGYLQDHPHFQHRVGVKFIVGEHGCPIPEEDREDPYSCTLLNFTEPVAGQDAEIEIVTVSDPLVLAPSDVSAIALDFKVLHPVVITRLGVFPSGTRPELQNNVTVKLLQLDQEEAVVTARFSAISTGTMESGVWYKPVEQFILPKGFEGTLVWENLDSAGLTTVNSSSVQLNDGGGVLKISSIAEGILPHRSALGFPGLAGGFTFTIYDADGLSGLLRGRPARMEHHSSGLRQEDATLQQESLRHGDMVFVDVVDTYRNVPSKLLQFYKWSVGNTDFNLLLKTDDDCYIDVDSVLMKIDHKGLKRSNFWWGNFRQSWAVDRIGKWQELEYASPAYPAFACGSGYVVSRDLVQWLASNADKLKAYQGEDVSMGIWMAAVGPQKYQDASWLCEKECYLDMLSSPQHTAEELHILWDRKRACGDPCGCPWGH